AAACCGTGCGAGTGACGTTTCCGTCTCCGTCTTTCACGATGATTGCGCTGGGCTTAAAGAGTGGCGGAGTAGTTCGACCCGTTGATTGAGCCTCTGCGCGGCTGCTGTGCAGAGCGGAAGCGGCTACAAATGCGCTTGCTGCCAAAGCTACAGTCAAAGACATAGCGACAAGAAGCTTATTCAGCCGGCTGCTGCGAACGTCACTGACAATGTCACTGAGAATGGTATTCATATCTGCCTCGTTTGAATTTTCGGTGCTTGTTCTCGTACCTTGGACTTGGCGCCGTTCAAACACGCGAAAGCGCGAGGCGCAAACGAAAACACCTAAGCTACTCTATTTAGAGTAGATACTCTATCTAGCTCTTATGGCGCTGCATTTTGGTCAGCAGATTCCGGGTTTCTGCTTCCGACAGTGCAGATTTGATGTTGCGAAGATCAGACACGTAATCGGCCTTGCGAAGGCCAACGAGGACCGAGTGAATTTGAGGAAGGCCAACATAGGCACTCACAACTCGGGCAGAGAGTGATTTCTCGGCATGGATCTGAAGCTTGGGCTCGATTAAATCGATGTTCTCCACTAAGAGGCGCGCACGAGAATTTGCAAGACATTCGAGATCGGCAGTCACTAGATCAAGAAACTTAGCGATCGCAGTTTCATATTGAACTCTCCATCCCTGAGCCTCAGCGGGGACGCGTCCGAGCGCGAGACGAATGGAAGGGTAGATGCGAGTCAATGCAAAGTCTCTCCACGAAAGGACGTCGCTCAATTCGCCTAACGGTTCGCGAAGCTCATGCGCCCACCTAAGACCTTGCGGGGCATCTTTGGGCTTAAATGGGTGATCGCGTTCGAGTTCGATGGCGCGACCGAGAGCGGCGTGCAGTTCACCCTTGATAAACACAGGATCATGTTCGCGGAATGGCCCCAAGCGCACAACTCGCCCTTCGCGAAGACTATTCAGTGGTCGATTCGTCAACACACCCAATTCTAATTTTTTAGCAACATCGAGCAGAATTTCGCCTTCTTGTTGCGGAAACAGAGCTGGGTTTGCTTCAAAAAGATTGAACGGAAACTGCACGACAGCGAAGTGATGTTCATCGCCTCCAGCTGCTAGCTTGGCAGTCTCAAAAAGCTTTTTCAATGGAACATGGGTGGATTGATTTTCTGGCTCCGGAAAGCCGTTGCTGGACACCCCGTAGTACTTGATGCGGCCGCGCGCGACTTCGCTTTCCAGATGCTTAAAGGCAGCTTGCATGCGGCTTAGAAAAAGTTTTCGCTCTTCAATGTTGCGGCGAGAAGCTTTGAAGAAAACTTCGGGATTGTGAATCAATAGAACGTCGATGGTATCGACCTTCAGTCTTTCCAGTGACTGAGTGATCGAATAGGTCAGAAAATCCGGTGAAATAGAGTGCCAAATATCGTTTGGAAGTTCGATAACGTCATTCCAAAGTTCGCCGCGATCTTTCATCTTTTTTGCTTCGGCATGGATCGCGCCTTGGATGAAGCCTGCTTTTGTCACAATGACAAGTTCGTCGCGCTTGACGCTTCCCTCATTGATCATATCGAGAAGTGTTTGCCCGATCATTCGTTCACTCGAGCCATCGGTGTAGTTGAAACTCGTGTCGATAAGATTCACGCCCGACAAAATAGCGGTTTTCAGAGACTCGCGGTGATCCGGGTCGTGTTCGTGAACGCGGTATCCGCCAAAGCCGATTCTTGAAACTAAGAAACCTGTTCTACCTAGTTTCGCAGGAGGAAGTGAGAAGTGAGGTTGAGTCGTACTTTTCAGTTTCTCAAAAAAGCGTTTTGTACCAGCGACCGTAGCGGAGGAAAGGGAGGAGTTCGACATCACTTTCAATTTTGACCGTAATTCAGCTAGAAATCACCAAGATTGCCGCGAGAGTCCGGTTTAGGTTTTAAAGGCGAGCGCGTCCTTTCACTAGCTCGTGAACCACTGTGGGATCTGCAAGCGTCGAGGTATCGCCAAGGTTGGTCACTAAAATCTGATCTCGGCTTTGATCCAGTTCGGGGCTGGTGTTGATCCCATGCGTCTCGTCCGCAACGGCTTCAGCAATTTTCCTTAGGATTCGACGCATGATTTTTCCAGAGCGTGTCTTTGGAAGTCCTGGCGCCCACTGAATAACATCCGGTGTTGCGATCGGAGAAAGATGTGTACGAACGTAAACAATCAGTTCCTTTTTAAGCGCATCGCTTTCTCGTATTCCGGCGTTCAACGTAACGTAGCAGTAAATTCCTTGTCCCTTGATGTCGTGAGGGAAGCCAACCACAGCCGCCTCAGCAACGCTATTGTGGGCGACGAGTGCGCTTTCAATTTCAGCGGTTCCCAACCTGTGGCCAGCGACATTCAAAACGTCATCGACCCGACCGGTGATCCAGTGATCGCCGTCGGCATCGCGCCGACAGCCGTCGCCAGTGAAGTAAGTCCCTGGGTACGTCGAAAAATAGGTTTCCTCAAATCTTCGATGATCGCCAAAGACGGTTCGCATCTGTCCAGGCCACGAGTTTAAAAGCACAAGATTTCCCTCGCTTGCTCCTTGCTTTTCTGTCCCTTTTTCGTCGACCAGGCGAGTGTGGATCCCAGGCAGCGGTCTGGTGGCAGATCCTGGCTTAAGCTGTGTAGCTCCGGCGATCGGTGAAATTAAAATTCCGCCGGTTTCTGTTTGCCACCAAGTGTCGACTATCGGGCACCGACTTTCACCGACAACGTTGTAGTACCACATCCATGCTTCTGGATTTATAGGTTCGCCGACGCTTCCAAGAAGTCGAAGTGTTGCGCGAGAATGTTTTTTAACTGGTGCGTCTCCCTCTCTCATAAGGGCGCGAATTGCGGTTGGGGCCGTGTAAAGAATTGTGACCTTGTGTTTCTCAACCACGGACCAAAACCGAGAAAAGTCAGGGAAATTTGGCACCCCCTCGAACATCACTGTCGTAGCACCATTTGCAAGCGGTCCGTAGAGCAAATAACTATGCCCCGTGATCCATCCTACGTCGGCTGTGCACCAAAAAATATCTGACTCTTGAAGACCGAAAACCAACTCGTGAGTGAAGGAAGCCCAGGCGAGATATCCAGCTGTCGTGTGCAGAACGCCTTTGGGTTTATTTGTCGATCCAGAGGTATAAAGCAGGAACATCGGATCCTCTGCGTCCATTTCTTGGGGCGGGCAATCGGACGGAAGATCTTTTGCGACTTCATGGTACCAGAGATCGCGCTTTAAATTCATCTCTACGTTTGTACCGGTGCGCCTTACGACGAGAACTTTTTTGATTTCTTTGGCACCGGCTTGTTTCGACAATAGGTCGATGGCGAGATCGACGTTGTGTTTCAGCGGAATATGTTTGCCGCCGCGGATGCCCTCGTCGGCTGTGATAATAAACCGGCTGTGACCATCGAAGCACCGATCCGCTATCGAATCAGGGCTAAAGCCGCCGAAGACGACCGAGTGAATGGCACCAATTCTTGTGCAAGCGAGCATTGCAAATGCTGCCTCGGGTATCATCGGCATGTAGATAGTTACGACGTCGCCTTTGCTCACGCCCATTTTTTTCAGAGTATTTGCAAAACGCCCAACTTCTTTGGCTAGCTCGCGGTAGGTAAAGCTTTTCGCTTTTTCAGAAACAGAGTCCGGCTCCCAAATCAACGCCACCTTGTCTCGACGGGGGCCTGCTAAGTGCCGATCTATACAATTTAAACTTATGTTTAGTTTCCCGCCTTCGTACCAACGCACTGAGACGGGCTTTTCAAAAGAATTACGGCCAATGTTGTCCCATTTTTTAAACCACGAAAGTCGATCACCAATTAGCGACCAATAGGCGTTGGGATCTTTTTCGGCGAGTCGATAAAGATTCTCTATTTCAGAAACTCGAATGGGATCTAGATGGGTTGAATTCATAGCATTTAGCCAAGCGCATCTGGCTAAACAGGGACAAGGAGTGGTGCATCAAACCTGGTATTCGATCTTATTGTTCTATTGTGACTATCGTGCCGGGTTATTCAAGCGTCACTATCGTGCCGGGTTATTCAAGCGTCACTATCGTGCCGCCGACAGCAATTCCGAAACCTTCGACTCCGACAAGGACGAGGTTTAATGCAAGTCCCGAATCATCATTTAAAATTGAGAGTGTTGCACCGGCGCCACTGGTAAGCGACCCGCGAATGTCGACGGTGAGATATTGACCTAGTAACCCTTGGGGCCCGCCATTTGGAACTGTGATTCCCGTTGATTCTCCGCGCACCACGACAGATGGTGCGAAAGCAATTCGCGGAAAAAGAACCGGAGTTCCGACCGTGACCTTGACGTTCAACACTTCCGTGTTTCCGTGAGGATCTTCGCATCGAATAGTTCCGTAACCGTTTAACTTCGAGCGGCCGATGAGAACTTGAATGTCAGTCCCTTTAACTTCAAACGAAAACGAGCAGGTCGATTCTCCAACGACCTGTGCATTCGCCGAACCTCCGGCAATGGTGAGAAGCGAGAACAGCAATGTCGTTATTAGCGCGGGAACAAATCTTAAGCCCATGATGCTTTACCCCGGTTTCTTGTGCGCCCGAGCTTTAGTCACTGTGCGTGCCGTAAGCAAGCCGCAGGCGGTGTGAGTTTAAGGGGGTGAAAGAATCGGCTCAAGAATGCCGTGTTTTTAGGCCAGGCTATACAATTCCGAGAGTTTAAGTTTCAAAACGGCATTCAAATTCGCGAGTTCGGCCTCGGATTGCGCACCGGTTTTCAAATTCTTTATTGAAACGGCCCCTTTTGCCAGTTCGTCTGTGCCCAAAATAATCGCCAGCTTGGCTCCGACTTTGTCGGCTCTTTTCAGGCGCTTAGTCATATTCCCTGAATAACCCAATTCGACTTTAAAGCCGGCCGATCGCAATTCTTCTGACAATGTCATTGCGCGCGCCTCCGCCTCGTCTCCAAGCGGCACAAGAGCAATCATGGGATTGGTGTCTGATAGTTCGGGTAGGAGCTCGGCCAAACGATCGACGCCAAACGCCCAGCCGACGCCTGCGGTTTGCGGTCCTCCAAGATCTTTAACCAAACCGTCATAACGCCCGCCAGCTAGAACCGCACTTTGGGAGCCAAGGGCGGTGGTTGTGAATTCAAAAACCGTATGGCAATAGTAATCAAGACCGCGGACGAGCCGCTCGTCGACGATCGAGGGAATTTCTAGCTTTTTAAGTCCGGCTTGGACCTCATTGAAAAACGCTTTTGCTGAATCTGTTAAGCAATCAGAAAGTTTCGGCGCACCTTCGACGATTTTCTGGTCGTCAGGACTTTTTGAATCCAGAACTCGAAGTGGGTTTTTAAGCAATCGGTCCTGGGAGTCCTTTGAAAGGTCGGCTTTAAACCCCTCCAAGTAGGTCGTTAAGACGGCTCGATATTTTGCCCGCGATTCTTGGTCGCCAAGGGTGTTGAGGTGAAGCGTGATCGTTCCCATGACGCCCAAATCTTTGAGGATTCGGTAAGCACAGGCGAGAACTTCAAGATCGGCTTGTGGCTTCTCAACTCCTAAGAGTTCAACCCCAAATTGATTGAATTGGCGATAGCGGCCTCTCTGTGGGCGCTCGCGGCGGAACATCGGGCCGCGGTAAAAAAGCTTCATAGGAACATTCTGGCTTAAGCCCTCGTTGATGAACGCCCGCGCGACTCCAGCTGTGCCCTCGGGCCGCAATACCAAATCTTCGCCGCCGGCGTCGGTAAACCGATACATTTCCTTTGTGACGATGTCGCTGGTATCGCCGAGCGTGCGTAAAAAAAGGCCCGTTGGTTCGAGAATCGGAGTTTGAATTTCTTGAAACCCATAAAGTCCCGCAATCACAGCGGAGCGATCCTCAATATGACGGAATTTATCGGAAATTTGAGGGAGAAGGTCCCGCGTACCTTTTACTGATTGAAGCATGTCGTAATACTAGCGAACTTGCCCCAGAGTGTTCAATTGAATTAGAAGTTTGTGAAGGCAATGACAAAACTATCGGTCAACATTAACAAACTGGCAACGCTGCGCAATTCGCGCGGTAAAAACAATCCCGATGTTGTTACCTGGGCAAGGGAAATTGAAACTCTCGGGGCGCACGGGATCACGGTGCACCCTCGGCCCGATGGACGACACATTCGATTCCAGGATGTTTACGATCTGAAACCGGTAGTCAGGGGTGAATTCAACATTGAAGGCTACCCAGATGCGGAATGGGTGCGAATGGTGTTGGAGATTAGTCCACACCAGGCGACTCTTGTTCCTGATCCACCTGAGGCGCTGACCTCCAATGCTGGCTTTGATGTCTCGAAATCAGCGGGCCTTTTAGAAAAAGTCGTTCATGAGCTAAAAAGCGGCGCTTCGGAAATACGCGTTTCTGTTTTTATTGATCCAAGAGTCTTTTCGACGTCTGACGCAAAGAAGTTAAAGTCCCTTGGCGCTGACAGAATCGAGCTTTACACCGAGCGATTTGCTGAGGATCCAAGCTGCATCGACGAGTATGTAGGAGCAGCGAGACTAGCTTTGGACGCGGGGTTAGGGCTGAACGCTGGCCATGATCTTACGAGCGAGAACCTTCCGATTCTAGTGTCGGCGATCCCGAGACTTGCCGAGGTCTCCATTGGCCACGCGCTGATTTGTGATGCACTGAGGTGGGGAATGGGTGAGACCATCGCAAAATATCTGAACGCGCTAAAGTAATTCTCACTTCTCTTTCATTACTGAACTCTCACTGCCGTTTAACGGCGGTTCCGAGGTAGGGTGATCTTACGCATGGTAAATGACTCACGTTTGGCAATTGAATCCAAAAGTTCTGCTGTTAGCAGCCTTCTCGATTGGGTTCGCTCGGAAGCAGGCAAAGCTCTGCTTCGCAAATCTCGAGGGATCGAAGCAGTATGGCTTCAGGTTGTGGGATTGAAGTCCGATGACTCCTTAAACTCGCAATTGATCGGGCGACTGGGCGATCTCGGATTTCATGCCGCGGAACCAATTGCCATTCTCGGCCATGCGCCTCTCGGAGAACCGCTGTTTGTCGAAATTCGCGAGACTGTGTTGGCGCTTCGTTCCGAGGAAGCGTCTTGCGTTTTGGTGCGAGCGTTAGCTGGGGAGAAGGACCGATGAGTTTAATCCTTGTCGGTTCACCAAATTCGGGAAAAACCACTTTGTTTAACCGGCTTACAGGTCTGTCGGCAAAAACCGTCAACTATCCAGGATCGACGGTAGATTTACACAAAGGGCGCCTTATTGGTCATCCATCAGTCACCGTGGTTGATAGCCCAGGTGTTTATTCTCTTGTGCCACGTTCTCCCGACGAGGCGGTGACAATGCGCGCGCTTTGTGAGAACAACGAAATCATTGTCGCTGTGATTGATGCCACACAGCTTTCGCGACAGCTTGCGCTGGCGCAACAGTTAAAAAAATTTGGCGATTGGCGCCGCGTTCCCGTGCTTGTCGCACTCACCATGACCGATATTCTCCGAAAATCTGGTGAGTCGGTCGATCTAGACCGTTTATCGGCCGAGCTCGGTTTGCAAGTGGTCGCAGTCCCCTGGGATGAAAGGTCAGGGTCAGAACAGATGCTGGTCGCGGCAATCCTCGCTGCCCGCGGAAAATCGAGGCCCGAAGAGGTTTCCACGGATGAAATGACGGAAAAATCGACGGATAAATCGAAGGATACAGCGGCGATACCGACATTTGACATCGTAAAGGATCTGCGCGAATCCCAACGGCTAAAAAATCTCGTCGTCATTGGGAAGAAAAACCTCCTCGCAGACGTTCGGCAAAGGACAAAACGCGTTGACCGATGGGTGCTCCATCCGCTTTGGGGGCCGATTTTGTTCGGGCTCGTCATGGCGACGATCTTCACGTTGGTTTTTTGGATTGCGGCCCCTTTCATGGAACTATTTGAAACTGCGTTTCGATGGCCTCAAGAATTGATTCTAAGTTGGTCTTGGGTGAATCCGGAAAGTATCGCGGCGAGACTTTTTACAGATGGAATTCTCACTGGCGCCGGCGCGGTCGCTGTGTTCGTGCCGCAAATTTTTATTCTTTTTTTGGGACTTATTGTTTTGGAAGACAGCGGTTACTTGGCTCGGGCGGCCGCGATCGTTGATCAGCCTTTGAAGAAAGTCGGTCTTGGCGGAAGGTCATTTGTTCCGCTTCTTTCGGGTTTCGCTTGCGCAGTTCCGGCAATGCTTGCTACACGAACTATCAATTCTCGGGCGGAACGTCTCGTCGCACTTTTTGTGATTCCGTTAATGAGTTGCTCCGCTCGGCTTCCAGTTTACGCTCTTTTGTTGGCTTTTCTATTCACGGGCGACCCATGGACTGCGGGCCTGGTATTGACCTGTCTCTACCTATCAAGTGTTGTTTTTGGAGTGATCGCCGCAGGAGTACTTTCGTGGCTTATCCGGCGGAGCGGCGGGGAGTTGGCGAAAGAAAAATCATTTTTGTTGCTAGAGCTTCCGCTTTACCGAAGGCCTCGACTTAAAATGGTATTTCACCAGGCATGGTTGCGAACCAGTTCTTATGTGAAGCGCACGGGGCCAGTGATCCTTCTGCTGTCAGTTTTAATTTGGGCGGGAACTACCTTTCCGCATTACCAGACTCAAGATCCCGTGGATCGCCTTGAGTACAGTTATGCCGGAAAGCTAGGCAAATACATGACGCCGGTTTTTGAGCCAATGGGAGGCGACTGGCGAACCGGTTTGGGGCTGATTTCTGCATTTGCTGCTAGGGAAGTTTTCGTTGCAACTATGGCGGTGATTTTTCACGTCACAGACGAAGATGAATCGCGTATGCAAGACGGTCTTTTAAACGAAATGCGAAATGCGAAAAATCGTCATGGTCAGCCACTTTTTACAACTGCTTCAGTTGCTGGATTATTCGTCTTCTTTGTGATCGCACTTCAATGCCTGTCGACATTTGCTGTGGCCGTGAAGGAATCAAACTCTTTAAGATTTGCTATACGCCAGTTAGTCGTTATGAACGTCGCAGCTTATGCTCTCGCCGTTGTCGTCGTGCAGGTCATGAAGGCGATTGGGATTTCTTAACGGAATTTCTCATTGGAATTTCCCAGTGGAATCTCCCAGCGGAAATTCTTAACTGAATCCTGACATAGAATTCGATCGGGGCACTGGTAGTTTCCCCACCATGAACGACAGACTGAAATCTGGGCGAAACCGTGGCGACCGTTTGTTCGGTTTTCTGTTGCGGTTGTCGGCGTGGGTCACGATTGGGCTCTTCGCGGGGATGTTGATTTTTATTACCCGGCTTTCCTGGGAGGCAATCAGCACCATTGGACCGCGATTTTGGTCAGAAACAGACTGGAATCCGCCGA
This region of Deltaproteobacteria bacterium genomic DNA includes:
- a CDS encoding aldo/keto reductase — translated: MSNSSLSSATVAGTKRFFEKLKSTTQPHFSLPPAKLGRTGFLVSRIGFGGYRVHEHDPDHRESLKTAILSGVNLIDTSFNYTDGSSERMIGQTLLDMINEGSVKRDELVIVTKAGFIQGAIHAEAKKMKDRGELWNDVIELPNDIWHSISPDFLTYSITQSLERLKVDTIDVLLIHNPEVFFKASRRNIEERKLFLSRMQAAFKHLESEVARGRIKYYGVSSNGFPEPENQSTHVPLKKLFETAKLAAGGDEHHFAVVQFPFNLFEANPALFPQQEGEILLDVAKKLELGVLTNRPLNSLREGRVVRLGPFREHDPVFIKGELHAALGRAIELERDHPFKPKDAPQGLRWAHELREPLGELSDVLSWRDFALTRIYPSIRLALGRVPAEAQGWRVQYETAIAKFLDLVTADLECLANSRARLLVENIDLIEPKLQIHAEKSLSARVVSAYVGLPQIHSVLVGLRKADYVSDLRNIKSALSEAETRNLLTKMQRHKS
- the acs gene encoding acetate--CoA ligase; this encodes MNSTHLDPIRVSEIENLYRLAEKDPNAYWSLIGDRLSWFKKWDNIGRNSFEKPVSVRWYEGGKLNISLNCIDRHLAGPRRDKVALIWEPDSVSEKAKSFTYRELAKEVGRFANTLKKMGVSKGDVVTIYMPMIPEAAFAMLACTRIGAIHSVVFGGFSPDSIADRCFDGHSRFIITADEGIRGGKHIPLKHNVDLAIDLLSKQAGAKEIKKVLVVRRTGTNVEMNLKRDLWYHEVAKDLPSDCPPQEMDAEDPMFLLYTSGSTNKPKGVLHTTAGYLAWASFTHELVFGLQESDIFWCTADVGWITGHSYLLYGPLANGATTVMFEGVPNFPDFSRFWSVVEKHKVTILYTAPTAIRALMREGDAPVKKHSRATLRLLGSVGEPINPEAWMWYYNVVGESRCPIVDTWWQTETGGILISPIAGATQLKPGSATRPLPGIHTRLVDEKGTEKQGASEGNLVLLNSWPGQMRTVFGDHRRFEETYFSTYPGTYFTGDGCRRDADGDHWITGRVDDVLNVAGHRLGTAEIESALVAHNSVAEAAVVGFPHDIKGQGIYCYVTLNAGIRESDALKKELIVYVRTHLSPIATPDVIQWAPGLPKTRSGKIMRRILRKIAEAVADETHGINTSPELDQSRDQILVTNLGDTSTLADPTVVHELVKGRARL
- a CDS encoding histidine--tRNA ligase, encoding MLQSVKGTRDLLPQISDKFRHIEDRSAVIAGLYGFQEIQTPILEPTGLFLRTLGDTSDIVTKEMYRFTDAGGEDLVLRPEGTAGVARAFINEGLSQNVPMKLFYRGPMFRRERPQRGRYRQFNQFGVELLGVEKPQADLEVLACAYRILKDLGVMGTITLHLNTLGDQESRAKYRAVLTTYLEGFKADLSKDSQDRLLKNPLRVLDSKSPDDQKIVEGAPKLSDCLTDSAKAFFNEVQAGLKKLEIPSIVDERLVRGLDYYCHTVFEFTTTALGSQSAVLAGGRYDGLVKDLGGPQTAGVGWAFGVDRLAELLPELSDTNPMIALVPLGDEAEARAMTLSEELRSAGFKVELGYSGNMTKRLKRADKVGAKLAIILGTDELAKGAVSIKNLKTGAQSEAELANLNAVLKLKLSELYSLA
- a CDS encoding pyridoxine 5'-phosphate synthase: MTKLSVNINKLATLRNSRGKNNPDVVTWAREIETLGAHGITVHPRPDGRHIRFQDVYDLKPVVRGEFNIEGYPDAEWVRMVLEISPHQATLVPDPPEALTSNAGFDVSKSAGLLEKVVHELKSGASEIRVSVFIDPRVFSTSDAKKLKSLGADRIELYTERFAEDPSCIDEYVGAARLALDAGLGLNAGHDLTSENLPILVSAIPRLAEVSIGHALICDALRWGMGETIAKYLNALK
- a CDS encoding ferrous iron transport protein A — translated: MVNDSRLAIESKSSAVSSLLDWVRSEAGKALLRKSRGIEAVWLQVVGLKSDDSLNSQLIGRLGDLGFHAAEPIAILGHAPLGEPLFVEIRETVLALRSEEASCVLVRALAGEKDR
- the feoB gene encoding ferrous iron transport protein B, which gives rise to MSLILVGSPNSGKTTLFNRLTGLSAKTVNYPGSTVDLHKGRLIGHPSVTVVDSPGVYSLVPRSPDEAVTMRALCENNEIIVAVIDATQLSRQLALAQQLKKFGDWRRVPVLVALTMTDILRKSGESVDLDRLSAELGLQVVAVPWDERSGSEQMLVAAILAARGKSRPEEVSTDEMTEKSTDKSKDTAAIPTFDIVKDLRESQRLKNLVVIGKKNLLADVRQRTKRVDRWVLHPLWGPILFGLVMATIFTLVFWIAAPFMELFETAFRWPQELILSWSWVNPESIAARLFTDGILTGAGAVAVFVPQIFILFLGLIVLEDSGYLARAAAIVDQPLKKVGLGGRSFVPLLSGFACAVPAMLATRTINSRAERLVALFVIPLMSCSARLPVYALLLAFLFTGDPWTAGLVLTCLYLSSVVFGVIAAGVLSWLIRRSGGELAKEKSFLLLELPLYRRPRLKMVFHQAWLRTSSYVKRTGPVILLLSVLIWAGTTFPHYQTQDPVDRLEYSYAGKLGKYMTPVFEPMGGDWRTGLGLISAFAAREVFVATMAVIFHVTDEDESRMQDGLLNEMRNAKNRHGQPLFTTASVAGLFVFFVIALQCLSTFAVAVKESNSLRFAIRQLVVMNVAAYALAVVVVQVMKAIGIS